A portion of the Polaribacter cellanae genome contains these proteins:
- a CDS encoding LptE family protein translates to MKKILYIVAFIVSSTLLISCGAYSFTGGNVGNAKTIQVDYFQNQAQLIEPELSQQLTQELQDLFTRQTNLTPTSSNGDLYFSGEITSYRITPMSATSQQTAAQNRLTITVNVRYVNKLEEKDNFEKQFSFYSDYPARQQLTGGVKETAFKEILERVTQDIFNASVGKW, encoded by the coding sequence ATGAAAAAAATTCTTTACATAGTAGCTTTTATAGTTAGCTCTACACTATTAATTTCTTGTGGAGCTTATTCGTTTACAGGCGGAAATGTTGGAAACGCTAAAACAATACAAGTAGATTATTTTCAAAATCAAGCACAGTTAATCGAACCCGAACTAAGTCAACAATTAACACAAGAACTACAAGATTTATTTACAAGACAAACGAATTTAACACCAACATCTTCCAATGGAGATTTATATTTTAGCGGAGAAATAACAAGTTACAGAATTACACCTATGAGTGCTACTTCGCAACAAACGGCTGCACAAAATAGATTAACAATTACTGTAAATGTTCGCTATGTAAATAAGTTAGAAGAAAAAGACAATTTCGAAAAACAATTTTCTTTTTATTCTGATTATCCCGCAAGACAACAACTAACAGGCGGCGTGAAAGAAACTGCTTTTAAAGAGATTCTAGAAAGAGTAACACAAGATATTTTTAATGCATCTGTTGGGAAATGGTAG
- a CDS encoding sigma-54 interaction domain-containing protein: MENLQAIKQRFGIIGNDIQLNRAIEKAVRVAPTDISVLVTGESGVGKESIPKIIHSLSHRKHAKYIAVNCGAIPEGTIDSELFGHEKGAFTGATQDRKGYFEVADGGTIFLDEVGELPLTTQVRLLRVLENGEFIKVGSSTTQKTNVRIVAATNVNMHQAIEKERFREDLYYRLSTVEIHLPALRERNEDIHLLFRKFASDFAQKYRMPSIRLDENAVKELLNYRFPGNIRQLKNLAEQISVIEESRNISAAKLKQYLPDNSGNLPAIVGGKKENDFSSERDIMYKILFDMRNDINDLKKLTLDLMKKNGNIEEIEEENHHLLEKIYSDKELKEHDIEVLNIPQNTPPKKDYDFIETIEEDESLSLQDKEIEMIKKSLEKNNNKRKLAAKELGISERTLYRKIKQYDL; encoded by the coding sequence ATGGAAAACTTACAAGCAATAAAACAACGTTTTGGAATTATCGGAAACGATATTCAATTAAACAGAGCCATAGAAAAAGCGGTGCGTGTTGCGCCCACAGATATTTCTGTTTTGGTCACTGGAGAAAGTGGTGTTGGTAAAGAAAGTATTCCGAAAATAATTCATTCTTTATCACATAGAAAACATGCAAAATACATTGCTGTAAACTGTGGTGCAATTCCAGAAGGAACCATTGACAGTGAGCTTTTTGGACACGAAAAAGGTGCTTTTACAGGAGCAACACAAGACAGAAAAGGGTATTTTGAAGTTGCAGATGGTGGAACCATTTTTTTGGATGAAGTTGGAGAATTACCACTAACCACTCAAGTAAGATTATTAAGAGTTTTAGAAAATGGTGAATTTATAAAAGTAGGTTCTTCCACAACACAAAAAACGAATGTTAGAATTGTTGCGGCCACGAATGTTAACATGCATCAAGCAATTGAAAAAGAAAGATTTAGAGAAGATTTATATTATCGTTTAAGTACAGTAGAAATTCATTTACCTGCTTTAAGAGAACGTAATGAAGATATTCATTTATTGTTCCGAAAATTTGCTTCGGATTTTGCTCAAAAATACAGAATGCCTTCCATTCGTTTAGATGAAAATGCTGTAAAAGAATTATTAAATTATCGTTTTCCTGGAAATATTCGTCAGCTTAAAAATTTAGCAGAACAAATTTCTGTAATTGAAGAAAGTAGAAATATTTCTGCTGCAAAATTAAAACAATACTTGCCCGACAATTCTGGGAATTTACCTGCAATTGTTGGTGGTAAAAAAGAAAATGATTTTTCCTCTGAAAGAGATATTATGTATAAAATTCTTTTTGATATGCGTAACGACATTAACGATTTAAAGAAACTAACTTTAGACTTGATGAAAAAAAATGGCAATATTGAAGAAATCGAAGAAGAAAATCATCATTTATTAGAAAAAATTTACAGCGATAAAGAGTTAAAAGAACACGATATCGAAGTTTTAAATATTCCACAAAATACACCACCTAAAAAAGATTATGATTTTATTGAGACCATAGAAGAAGACGAAAGTTTATCTTTACAGGACAAAGAAATAGAAATGATTAAAAAATCTTTAGAGAAAAACAACAATAAACGTAAATTAGCCGCTAAAGAATTAGGAATCTCAGAAAGAACACTTTACAGAAAAATTAAACAATACGATTTGTAA
- the miaB gene encoding tRNA (N6-isopentenyl adenosine(37)-C2)-methylthiotransferase MiaB has product MEPIEKVIDERIQGKALVTENKIENTKKLFIESYGCQMNMNDSEIVASILDKQGYNTTQILEEADLVLVNTCSIREKAETTVRKRLQKYNKVKRINPKMKVGVLGCMAERLKEKFLEEEKIVDLVVGPDAYRDIPNLLEEVSEGRDAVNVILSKEETYGDVSPVRLNTNGVSAFVSITRGCDNMCTFCVVPFTRGRERSRDPKSILEEIQSMVDQNYKEITLLGQNVDSFLWYGGGLKKDFNKASEIAQATAVGFAELLDMCATKFPKTRFRFSTSNPQDMSLDVIHVMAKHKNICKYIHLPVQSGSNTMLKAMNRQHTREEYMELVDNIFKIVPGMALSQDMIVGFCGETEQDHQDTLELMRYVKYDFGFMFAYSERPGTLAGKKMEDDVPPAVKKRRLKEVIDLQQEHALYRTQQHLGKIEEVLIEGTSKKNPNEWKGRNTQNTVVVFEKGNYKLGDFVMVKIEDCTSATLKGVAVGYSDNN; this is encoded by the coding sequence ATGGAACCAATCGAAAAAGTTATCGACGAAAGAATACAAGGAAAAGCCCTTGTAACCGAAAATAAAATAGAAAATACCAAGAAATTATTCATAGAAAGTTATGGCTGTCAAATGAATATGAATGACAGTGAAATTGTTGCTTCAATCTTAGATAAACAAGGGTATAATACCACGCAAATTTTAGAAGAGGCAGATTTAGTTTTGGTAAATACTTGCTCTATCCGCGAAAAAGCGGAAACTACAGTTCGTAAACGTTTGCAAAAATACAACAAGGTAAAACGCATAAACCCAAAAATGAAAGTTGGAGTTCTAGGTTGTATGGCAGAACGTTTGAAAGAGAAATTTTTAGAGGAAGAAAAAATTGTTGATTTAGTTGTTGGACCAGATGCATACAGAGATATTCCCAATTTATTAGAAGAAGTTAGCGAGGGTAGAGACGCTGTAAATGTAATTTTATCGAAAGAAGAAACCTATGGAGATGTTTCGCCTGTTCGTTTAAATACAAACGGAGTTTCTGCATTTGTATCGATTACAAGAGGTTGCGATAATATGTGTACTTTTTGTGTAGTGCCTTTTACTCGTGGACGTGAAAGAAGTCGTGACCCAAAGAGTATTTTGGAGGAAATACAATCTATGGTCGACCAAAATTACAAGGAAATTACGTTGCTTGGACAAAATGTAGACAGCTTTCTTTGGTATGGAGGTGGTTTAAAAAAAGATTTTAACAAAGCTTCTGAAATAGCACAAGCAACTGCTGTAGGTTTTGCAGAATTGTTAGATATGTGTGCTACAAAATTTCCAAAAACACGTTTTCGCTTTTCTACATCTAACCCACAAGATATGAGTTTAGATGTAATTCATGTAATGGCAAAACACAAAAACATTTGTAAGTACATTCATTTACCCGTACAAAGTGGTAGTAATACCATGTTAAAAGCCATGAACAGACAACATACGCGTGAAGAATACATGGAATTGGTAGATAATATCTTTAAAATTGTGCCAGGAATGGCTTTATCGCAAGATATGATTGTTGGTTTTTGTGGTGAAACAGAGCAAGACCATCAAGATACTTTAGAGTTGATGAGGTATGTAAAATACGATTTCGGTTTTATGTTTGCTTATTCTGAAAGACCTGGAACTTTAGCAGGAAAAAAGATGGAGGATGATGTTCCTCCTGCTGTTAAAAAACGCAGATTAAAGGAAGTTATCGACTTACAACAAGAACATGCTTTATACAGAACACAACAACATTTAGGAAAAATAGAAGAGGTTTTAATCGAGGGAACTTCTAAGAAAAACCCAAATGAATGGAAAGGTAGAAATACACAAAATACAGTTGTTGTTTTTGAAAAAGGAAATTATAAATTGGGAGATTTTGTAATGGTTAAAATTGAAGATTGTACTTCTGCGACTTTAAAAGGAGTTGCTGTTGGGTATTCTGATAATAATTAA
- the glpK gene encoding glycerol kinase GlpK codes for MSKYILALDQGTTSSRAIVFDKEGNIKSVAQKEFTQIFPKPGWVEHDAVEIWSTQAGVAAEAIASKGLDMDSIAAIGITNQRETVVVWDKNTGKPVYNAIVWQDKRTSDYCDELKAAGKSKMIKEKTGLVIDSYFSGTKVKWILDNVEGARKKAENGDLLLGTIDSWLVWNFSKKQKHITDVTNASRTLLFNINTMAWDDELLDLLTIPKSMLPKVKQSSEIYGHTKSTFFDCNIPIAGIAGDQQAALFGQMCTQKGMVKNTYGTGCFMLMNIGNKPIVSKNNLLTTVAWKINGKTTYAFEGSVFIAGAAVQWLRDGLKIIRKSSEVEGLANSVEDSDGVYFVPSFAGLGAPHWNQKAQGTLFGLTRGSTDAHIARATLDAIAYQSMDILKAMEADAETTIKELRVDGGATVNNTLMQFQSDVLNTKTVRPKVVETTAMGAAFLAGLAVGFWENEKEIQEIWQIDETFTPSEKREKIDKNIKDWYRAIAALEYWTKTK; via the coding sequence ATGAGCAAATATATTTTAGCATTAGACCAAGGAACTACAAGCTCAAGAGCTATTGTTTTTGATAAAGAAGGAAACATAAAATCTGTTGCTCAGAAAGAATTTACGCAGATTTTTCCAAAACCAGGTTGGGTAGAACACGATGCTGTAGAAATTTGGTCTACACAAGCAGGTGTTGCTGCAGAAGCAATTGCAAGTAAAGGTTTAGATATGGATAGTATTGCTGCGATTGGAATTACAAATCAGCGAGAAACTGTTGTTGTTTGGGATAAAAACACGGGCAAGCCAGTCTATAACGCGATTGTTTGGCAAGACAAAAGAACCTCCGATTATTGTGATGAGCTAAAAGCAGCTGGAAAATCTAAAATGATTAAAGAAAAAACAGGTTTGGTAATCGATTCTTATTTTTCTGGAACAAAAGTAAAATGGATTCTCGATAATGTAGAAGGAGCTAGGAAAAAAGCAGAAAATGGAGACTTACTATTAGGAACTATCGATTCTTGGTTGGTTTGGAATTTTTCAAAAAAACAAAAACACATTACAGATGTAACCAATGCATCTAGAACCTTATTGTTTAATATTAATACTATGGCTTGGGATGATGAATTATTAGATTTACTAACAATCCCAAAATCGATGTTGCCAAAAGTAAAACAATCCAGCGAAATTTACGGACATACAAAATCTACTTTTTTCGATTGTAATATTCCTATTGCAGGAATTGCAGGAGACCAACAAGCTGCACTTTTCGGACAAATGTGTACCCAAAAAGGAATGGTAAAAAACACTTATGGAACAGGTTGTTTTATGTTGATGAATATTGGTAACAAACCAATTGTGTCAAAAAATAATTTATTAACCACAGTTGCTTGGAAAATCAATGGAAAAACAACCTACGCTTTCGAAGGAAGTGTTTTTATTGCAGGAGCAGCTGTTCAATGGTTAAGAGATGGTTTAAAAATTATTAGAAAATCATCGGAAGTAGAAGGTTTGGCAAATTCTGTGGAAGATTCAGATGGTGTTTATTTTGTGCCATCTTTTGCAGGTTTGGGCGCTCCACATTGGAACCAAAAAGCACAAGGAACCCTATTTGGTTTAACAAGAGGTTCTACAGATGCACATATTGCAAGAGCAACTTTAGATGCAATTGCATACCAATCTATGGACATTTTAAAAGCGATGGAAGCAGATGCAGAAACTACAATTAAAGAACTGCGAGTTGATGGTGGAGCAACTGTAAACAATACATTAATGCAATTTCAATCGGATGTTTTAAATACAAAAACTGTAAGACCAAAAGTGGTAGAAACTACAGCAATGGGTGCTGCGTTTTTAGCAGGTTTGGCAGTTGGTTTCTGGGAAAATGAAAAAGAAATTCAAGAAATTTGGCAAATTGATGAAACTTTTACCCCTTCAGAAAAAAGAGAAAAAATTGATAAGAATATAAAAGATTGGTACAGAGCAATTGCCGCTTTAGAATATTGGACAAAAACTAAATAA
- a CDS encoding MIP/aquaporin family protein — protein MTAFIAELIGTFLLILLGGGVVANVVLEKTKSNDLGWMVITTAWGFAVFVGVCVAGPYSGAHLNPAVSIGLAIAGRFEWNLVFSYVIAQFIGAMLGSFLVWVVYRDHFKATTNGDLKKAVFCTSPAIRNFSSNLISEIVGCFVLVFVVLYFTNANLNDVNNGQIPIGLGSLGAMPVAILVWVIGLSLGGTTGYAINPARDLGPRIVHAILPIKNKVSNDWSYSWIPVVGPIIGAVLAACLSILINK, from the coding sequence ATGACAGCATTTATAGCAGAATTAATAGGTACTTTTTTATTAATTCTTTTAGGCGGAGGCGTAGTTGCAAACGTAGTTTTAGAAAAAACAAAATCAAACGATTTAGGTTGGATGGTAATAACCACAGCTTGGGGTTTTGCTGTTTTTGTAGGAGTTTGTGTTGCAGGACCTTATAGTGGAGCACATTTAAACCCAGCAGTTAGTATTGGTTTGGCTATTGCAGGGAGATTCGAATGGAACTTAGTTTTTAGTTATGTGATTGCTCAATTTATTGGAGCGATGTTGGGTTCTTTTTTAGTTTGGGTAGTTTATAGAGATCATTTTAAAGCAACAACAAATGGAGATTTAAAAAAAGCAGTTTTTTGTACTTCGCCAGCAATTCGAAATTTTTCGAGTAATTTAATTAGTGAAATTGTGGGTTGTTTTGTGTTGGTTTTTGTGGTTTTGTATTTTACAAATGCCAATTTAAACGATGTAAATAATGGACAAATACCAATAGGTTTAGGTTCCTTAGGAGCAATGCCTGTTGCTATTTTAGTTTGGGTAATTGGTTTGTCTTTGGGAGGTACAACTGGTTATGCCATTAATCCTGCAAGAGATTTAGGGCCAAGAATTGTACACGCAATTTTACCGATAAAAAATAAGGTTTCCAACGATTGGAGTTATTCTTGGATTCCTGTTGTTGGGCCAATTATTGGAGCTGTTTTAGCAGCTTGCTTATCAATTTTAATAAATAAATAA
- the topA gene encoding type I DNA topoisomerase — MAKNLVIVESPAKAKTIEKFLGKDFQVESSYGHIADLPSKELGIDVEGDFSPKYIVSDDKKSVVKKLKTLSKKADTVWLASDEDREGEAIAWHLKEQLDLKDENTKRIVFHEITKNAILKAVENPRDIDYNMVNAQQARRVLDRLVGYELSPVLWRKVKGGLSAGRVQSVAVRLIVERERSIQEFKAETHYKVVAEFANNEGKTFKATIPKNFDSKKVAESFLKSCAKANFSIADLTKKPAKKSPAPPFTTSTLQQEASRKLGFPVGKTMQVAQRLYEAGLITYMRTDSVNLSVDARNAAEEEISNYYGKEYSKQRVFKSKSKGAQEAHEAIRPTNMKMHAIDTEYDQTRLYDLIWKRTLASQMSDAQLERTNIKIENSENSKIFTANGEMIKFDGFLKVYLEGTDNEEEEQAGMLPNLKVNESLEYNFINATQRFTSPPYRFTEASLVKQLEELGIGRPSTYAPTISTVQRRGYIEKGQNEGVERAYQQLILSNGNVETQTLTEKTGSDKNKLVPTDIGNIVNDFLVANFSNILDFGFTAKVENSFDDISEGNENWTEMIKGFYHKFHDNVEDVKENADRESGERILGKHPESGKTVLVRLGKFGPIAQIGAPEDEEKQFASLNKDQNLGTITLEEALELFLLPKKLGTYEGEEVIVSNGRFGPYIKFGSMFVSLDKGENPMEVDLERAEELIVAKQKADAPIYYYEDLPVQKGVGRFGPFIKWNGMFINVNKKYDFDNLSDDDIVELIEVKKQKEIDKVIHNWEDVGIRVEKARWGRYNVLKGKIKIELPKTTEIEKLSKDEAVKMIEAKTPKKKATKKKTTAKKTTKKTTKKK, encoded by the coding sequence ATGGCAAAGAATTTAGTAATTGTAGAGTCACCAGCAAAAGCAAAAACAATCGAGAAGTTTCTTGGAAAAGATTTTCAAGTGGAATCGAGTTATGGGCATATTGCAGACTTGCCTTCCAAAGAATTAGGAATAGATGTTGAGGGTGATTTTAGCCCAAAATACATTGTTTCAGACGATAAAAAATCAGTCGTAAAAAAATTAAAAACACTTTCTAAAAAAGCAGACACTGTTTGGTTAGCAAGTGATGAGGATCGAGAAGGAGAAGCAATTGCCTGGCACTTAAAAGAGCAATTAGACTTAAAAGATGAGAATACGAAACGTATCGTTTTTCATGAAATTACTAAAAACGCCATTTTAAAAGCAGTCGAAAACCCAAGAGATATCGACTATAATATGGTAAATGCACAACAAGCACGTAGAGTTTTAGATAGACTTGTTGGGTACGAATTATCGCCAGTTTTATGGCGTAAAGTAAAAGGAGGCTTATCTGCAGGAAGAGTACAATCTGTTGCAGTGCGTTTAATCGTAGAAAGAGAACGAAGCATTCAAGAATTTAAAGCAGAAACACATTATAAAGTAGTTGCAGAATTTGCAAATAACGAAGGCAAAACTTTTAAAGCAACCATTCCAAAGAATTTCGATTCTAAAAAAGTAGCAGAAAGTTTTTTAAAATCGTGCGCAAAAGCAAATTTTTCAATTGCAGATTTAACCAAAAAACCAGCAAAAAAATCTCCTGCACCACCATTTACAACTTCAACATTACAACAAGAAGCATCACGTAAATTAGGTTTTCCAGTAGGTAAAACCATGCAAGTCGCACAACGTTTGTACGAAGCCGGTTTAATTACGTATATGAGAACAGATAGTGTTAATTTATCTGTAGATGCAAGAAATGCTGCCGAAGAAGAAATTAGCAATTATTACGGAAAAGAATATAGCAAACAACGTGTTTTTAAGTCGAAATCGAAAGGAGCGCAAGAAGCGCACGAAGCGATTAGACCTACCAACATGAAAATGCATGCTATCGATACAGAATACGACCAAACAAGATTGTACGATTTAATTTGGAAGCGAACATTGGCTTCACAAATGAGTGATGCACAATTAGAGCGTACAAATATTAAAATAGAAAACTCAGAAAACAGTAAAATTTTTACTGCAAATGGAGAGATGATAAAGTTTGATGGTTTCCTAAAAGTATATTTAGAAGGAACGGATAACGAAGAAGAAGAGCAAGCAGGAATGTTGCCAAACTTAAAGGTAAACGAATCTTTAGAATACAATTTTATAAACGCAACACAGCGTTTTACGAGTCCTCCTTATCGTTTTACAGAAGCATCTTTGGTAAAGCAATTAGAAGAATTAGGTATTGGAAGACCATCAACCTATGCACCAACAATTTCTACGGTTCAAAGAAGAGGTTATATAGAAAAAGGGCAGAATGAAGGAGTGGAGAGAGCATATCAGCAATTAATTTTGTCGAATGGAAATGTAGAAACACAAACCTTAACAGAGAAAACCGGTTCAGATAAAAATAAATTAGTGCCTACAGATATTGGAAACATTGTAAACGATTTTTTAGTGGCGAATTTCTCCAATATTTTAGATTTTGGTTTTACAGCTAAAGTGGAAAATTCTTTTGATGATATTTCTGAAGGAAATGAAAATTGGACAGAAATGATTAAAGGTTTCTACCACAAATTTCACGACAATGTAGAAGATGTAAAAGAAAATGCAGACAGAGAAAGTGGAGAACGTATTTTAGGAAAACACCCAGAATCTGGCAAAACAGTTTTAGTGAGACTTGGAAAATTTGGACCCATTGCACAAATTGGTGCACCAGAAGACGAAGAAAAACAATTTGCAAGCTTAAATAAAGACCAAAATCTGGGAACCATAACCTTAGAAGAAGCATTAGAATTGTTCTTGCTTCCAAAAAAGTTAGGAACTTACGAAGGTGAAGAAGTAATCGTTTCAAACGGACGATTTGGACCTTACATTAAATTCGGAAGTATGTTTGTTTCGTTGGATAAAGGTGAAAATCCAATGGAGGTAGATTTAGAAAGAGCAGAAGAATTAATTGTGGCAAAACAAAAAGCAGATGCGCCAATTTATTATTATGAAGATTTACCAGTGCAAAAAGGAGTGGGACGTTTTGGGCCTTTTATAAAATGGAACGGAATGTTTATCAACGTAAATAAAAAATACGATTTCGATAATCTTTCAGATGATGATATTGTTGAATTGATTGAAGTAAAGAAGCAGAAGGAGATTGATAAAGTAATACATAATTGGGAAGATGTTGGTATTCGCGTAGAAAAAGCACGTTGGGGAAGATACAATGTTCTAAAAGGAAAAATTAAAATCGAGCTTCCTAAAACCACAGAAATAGAAAAACTTTCTAAGGATGAAGCAGTTAAGATGATCGAAGCAAAAACGCCGAAGAAAAAAGCTACAAAAAAGAAAACCACAGCCAAAAAAACGACCAAGAAAACGACTAAGAAAAAGTAA
- a CDS encoding formimidoylglutamase, with product MNIDFLTPVKKAVVTHLASQTSLSLGNKIAIHTQEEGFPDLENVKIAILGVQEDRNSQDNFGCGEDLHHIRKKLYQLFPGNWSTNIADLGNVLKGNAVSDTYFAVSEIITYLLKKNIIPVIIGGGQDITYVNYRAYDSLEQTVNLAAVDSRFDLGHLEDELTSQSYLSKIIMQEPNNLFNYTNVGYQTYFNPQDEIELLDALYFDTIRLGKSKNLESIEPAFRNADIVSIDIGAIRQSEAPANNNASPNGFYGEEICAIARYAGISDKVSSFGVYEYNSKHDNNHQTAHLIAQMIWYFIEGVNFRVKDYPFSGKENYQKFTVLLEDDDPITFYKSNKSGRWWIEINILSDNKYKRHALIPCTYKDYLDATKQIIPEKWYKAMRKLV from the coding sequence ATGAATATAGATTTTTTAACCCCTGTAAAAAAAGCTGTTGTAACGCATTTAGCGTCGCAAACTTCACTTTCTTTAGGAAATAAAATTGCCATTCATACGCAAGAAGAAGGTTTCCCAGATTTGGAAAATGTAAAAATTGCTATTTTAGGTGTTCAAGAAGATAGAAATTCGCAAGATAACTTTGGTTGTGGAGAAGATTTACATCATATTCGTAAAAAATTATACCAGCTTTTTCCAGGAAATTGGAGTACAAATATTGCAGATTTAGGAAATGTTCTAAAAGGAAATGCAGTTTCAGATACGTATTTCGCAGTTTCAGAAATTATTACTTATTTACTCAAAAAAAATATCATTCCAGTTATTATTGGTGGAGGTCAAGATATTACCTACGTAAATTATAGAGCATACGATTCGTTAGAGCAAACCGTAAATTTAGCAGCTGTAGATAGTCGTTTCGATTTAGGTCATTTAGAAGACGAACTTACTTCACAATCTTATTTGAGTAAAATTATTATGCAAGAGCCTAATAATTTATTCAATTATACAAATGTTGGATATCAAACTTATTTTAATCCACAAGACGAAATAGAACTTTTAGATGCATTGTATTTCGATACAATACGTCTAGGGAAATCGAAAAATTTAGAAAGTATAGAACCTGCTTTTAGAAATGCAGATATTGTTTCTATAGATATTGGAGCAATTCGACAAAGTGAGGCACCTGCAAATAATAATGCCTCTCCAAATGGTTTTTATGGTGAAGAAATTTGTGCAATTGCAAGATATGCAGGAATTAGCGATAAAGTCTCTTCATTTGGAGTGTATGAATACAATTCTAAACACGATAATAACCATCAAACAGCCCATTTAATTGCGCAAATGATATGGTATTTTATAGAAGGTGTTAATTTTAGAGTAAAAGATTATCCGTTTTCTGGGAAAGAAAATTATCAAAAATTCACAGTATTGTTAGAAGACGACGACCCAATAACGTTCTATAAAAGTAACAAATCTGGTAGATGGTGGATAGAGATAAATATTCTGTCAGATAATAAATACAAAAGACATGCGTTAATACCATGTACATATAAAGATTACCTAGATGCAACCAAACAAATCATACCAGAAAAGTGGTATAAAGCAATGAGAAAATTAGTGTAA
- the gldK gene encoding gliding motility lipoprotein GldK, protein MKKAAIFALLITVIYSCGSNDRGELVGVKAKKKWFSEKPFGMALIPGGSFTMGKQDQDIIGTLSSPTKTVTVRPYYMDETEITNNEYKEFVHWVRDSIIRTRLGYQAEFAAMSSTPDPTGALPSGGIHDYAFATVDTTNATPYQRYMYENYWSLGDGIDSIKPLNWERELVWKKEEYPDVDYVEVMDSLYISREEAVDGIRTFNTKFLKYRYSWFDRDNAARKGGNRKDFVQTEVLNIYPDTTVWVKDFNYSYNDPMHQDYFYHQSYGDYPVVGVTWGQANAFCNWRTKKKNDYLRTRKNVTQVPDFRLPTEAEWEYAARGGLEFATYPWGTGSTTSDRGCFLANFKPVRGNYAVDGALYTMEAKSFNANDYGLYNMAGNVSEWTNTAYNPSSYYMASTMNPNVEDRKNKRKIVRGGSWKDVAYFLEVASRDYEYADTARSYIGFRTVQNYIGTTNK, encoded by the coding sequence ATGAAGAAAGCAGCAATATTTGCACTCTTAATAACAGTAATTTACAGTTGTGGCTCTAATGATAGAGGAGAATTGGTAGGAGTAAAAGCCAAAAAGAAGTGGTTTTCAGAGAAGCCTTTTGGAATGGCATTAATTCCTGGAGGTTCTTTTACGATGGGAAAACAAGACCAAGATATTATTGGAACTTTGAGTTCGCCAACAAAAACGGTAACAGTTAGACCTTATTATATGGACGAAACTGAGATTACAAACAACGAATATAAAGAGTTTGTACACTGGGTTCGAGACTCAATCATTAGAACAAGGTTGGGGTATCAAGCAGAATTTGCTGCCATGAGTTCTACACCAGATCCAACAGGAGCATTGCCTTCTGGAGGAATTCACGATTATGCTTTCGCAACAGTAGATACTACCAATGCAACACCATACCAAAGGTATATGTACGAAAACTATTGGAGTTTAGGAGATGGTATCGATTCTATTAAACCATTAAATTGGGAAAGAGAATTGGTTTGGAAAAAAGAAGAATATCCAGATGTAGATTATGTAGAAGTTATGGATTCTCTATACATTAGTAGAGAAGAAGCTGTAGATGGTATTAGAACTTTTAATACAAAATTCTTAAAATATAGATATTCTTGGTTCGATAGAGACAATGCAGCAAGAAAAGGAGGAAATAGAAAAGACTTTGTACAAACGGAAGTATTAAATATTTATCCAGATACCACTGTTTGGGTAAAAGATTTTAATTATTCTTACAACGACCCAATGCATCAAGATTATTTCTATCACCAATCTTATGGCGATTATCCAGTTGTAGGTGTAACTTGGGGGCAAGCAAATGCATTTTGTAATTGGAGAACAAAAAAGAAAAACGATTATTTAAGAACAAGAAAAAACGTAACACAAGTTCCAGATTTTAGGTTGCCAACAGAAGCCGAATGGGAATATGCTGCACGTGGTGGCTTGGAATTTGCAACATACCCTTGGGGAACTGGAAGTACAACAAGCGACAGAGGTTGCTTTTTAGCAAACTTTAAGCCAGTAAGAGGAAATTATGCAGTAGATGGTGCTTTATATACAATGGAAGCAAAATCTTTTAATGCAAATGATTATGGTTTATACAACATGGCTGGTAACGTTTCAGAATGGACAAACACAGCATATAACCCTTCTTCTTATTATATGGCTTCAACTATGAACCCGAATGTAGAGGATCGAAAAAATAAAAGAAAAATTGTACGAGGAGGTTCTTGGAAAGATGTAGCATATTTCTTAGAAGTAGCTTCTAGAGATTACGAATATGCAGATACAGCAAGAAGTTACATTGGTTTTAGAACCGTACAAAATTATATAGGAACAACTAACAAATAA